One segment of Setaria viridis chromosome 4, Setaria_viridis_v4.0, whole genome shotgun sequence DNA contains the following:
- the LOC117852072 gene encoding G-type lectin S-receptor-like serine/threonine-protein kinase LECRK2 has product MAAVLWFAPLARVPFLAALLLVLLQQARLPPLSAARTNLTAGATLAPPDYITSPSGAFAFGFRALDSDPAKFILATWFRFGDGNGDSSSQPQPQSVVWFAKQLPSGATPNATARSVLSVTADGELALTDGGSNQALWAPSTERGSVLALRDSGNLQFLSDSGDRVLWESFSYPTDTLLPGQSLVYDLARSEGKVFAKRADAEFTTGRFSMGVQSDGNVVLYVDLLKGNNPGNAYWQAYTNSPDGNTTVTFDGQGRLNYTLHNGTTQSLIQPASSFAAGDYFQFARMDPDGIVRTYIRPKNGGAGNTSWTVSGAFPDNGCHKWTSGLQGMCGPGSYCVSALTKSSRDRLSCVCPSGYNYTDEQHRDSGCTPSFEPQSCDGEDSSDDFTLVELLNTTWEASIYYKKFPSVTEDQCREYCLSDCFCAAALFIDGSDCAEVAALTNGWQANDGTILTTKALIKVRTRNPPQIASSRTRNALAYKVIAICLAFLLLITVGGLVAHHFVTRNRESQQLLSPSVRSFSWKELHQATNGFEKLLGKGSFGEVYKGTIRSPQPHPIAVKKLINSNDYSEQEFTNEVQSIGQIHHRNLVRMIGYCKEGKHRMLVFEFMPGGSLRGFLFNPEKRPPWRWRAEAALAIARGLEYLHDGCSAPIIHCDIKPDNILLDDLGVPRITDFGISKLLGNQQVHTTVTHVRGTRGYIAPEWLRGDARVDTKADVYSFGVVLLEMICCRKCHEPVTPEGAEDDDDETVTLFGWAAQLVGARRTEVVLRGDADVDTVEDMERVERFARVALSCIEPNPLLRPTMHQVVQMLETSKRAQVEALPDPPVCYTESSPLIPQLKVE; this is encoded by the coding sequence ATGGCCGCGGTGCTCTGGTTTGCTCCCCTCGCCCGCGTTCCCTTTCTTGCCGCGCTATTGCTGGTGCTACTCCAACAAGCTCGCTTGCCGCCGCTGTCGGCGGCGCGGACCAACCTGACCGCCGGAGCTACCTTGGCACCGCCCGACTACATCACCAGCCCGTCCGGGGCCTTCGCCTTCGGCTTCCGCGCCCTCGACTCCGACCCGGCCAAGTTCATCCTCGCCACGTGGTTCCGCTTCGGCGACGGCAACGGCGACTCCTCCtcccagccgcagccgcagtcCGTGGTGTGGTTCGCGAAGCAGTTGCCGTCGGGGGCCACGCCCAACGCCACGGCGAGGTCCGTCCTGAGCGTCACGGCCGACGGCGAGCTCGCGCTCACCGACGGCGGCAGCAACCAAGCGCTGTGGGCGCCGAGCACTGAGCGCGGGTCCGTGCTCGCGCTCCGCGACTCCGGCAACCTCCAGTTCCTGAGCGACTCCGGCGACCGAGTGCTGTGGGAGAGCTTCTCGTACCCGACGGACACGCTCCTGCCGGGCCAGTCCTTGGTTTACGACCTAGCCCGGTCCGAAGGGAAAGTCTTCGCCAAGCGCGCCGACGCGGAGTTCACCACCGGCAGGTTCAGCATGGGCGTCCAGAGCGACGGCAACGTCGTCCTCTACGTCGACCTCCTCAAGGGCAACAACCCCGGAAACGCCTACTGGCAGGCGTACACCAACAGCCCCGACGGCAACACGACGGTCACCTTCGATGGCCAGGGTCGCCTCAACTACACCCTCCACAACGGCACCACCCAGAGCTTGATTCAACCGGCGTcgagcttcgccgccggtgacTACTTCCAGTTCGCCAGGATGGACCCAGACGGCATCGTCCGTACCTACATCCGTCCCAAaaacggcggcgccggcaacaCGTCTTGGACCGTCTCCGGCGCGTTCCCCGACAACGGCTGCCACAAGTGGACGTCCGGGTTGCAGGGCATGTGCGGCCCGGGGTCGTACTGTGTGTCTGCGCTGACGAAGAGTTCAAGGGACAGGCTCAGCTGCGTGTGCCCGAGTGGGTACAACTACACCGACGAGCAGCACAGGGACAGCGGCTGCACGCCGTCGTTCGAGCCTCAGAGCTGCGACGGGGAGGACAGCTCCGACGACTTCACCCTCGTCGAGCTGCTGAACACCACCTGGGAGGCCTCGATATACTACAAGAAGTTCCCATCAGTCACGGAGGATCAGTGCCGGGAGTACTGCCTCAGTGACTGCTTCTGCGCAGCCGCGCTGTTCATCGACGGATCCGATTGCGCAGAGGTCGCCGCGCTCACGAACGGCTGGCAAGCAAACGATGGCACGATACTCACGACGAAGGCACTGATCAAGGTGCGGACGAGGAATCCTCCTCAGATAGCGTCGTCAAGGACGAGGAACGCATTGGCCTACAAGGTGATTGCCATTTGCTTGGCCTTTCTTTTGTTGATCACCGTCGGCGGCCTCGTGGCACACCATTTTGTCACCCGGAACAGAGAGAGCCAGCAGCTGTTGAGCCCGAGCGTGAGATCGTTCAGCTGGAAGGAGCTTCACCAAGCCACCAATGGCTTCGAGAAACTGCTGGGCAAAGGGAGCTTCGGGGAGGTCTACAAAGGAACAATAAGATCGCCGCAGCCACATCCCATCGCGGTGAAGAAGCTCATCAACTCGAACGACTATAGCGAGCAGGAGTTCACCAACGAGGTGCAGTCCATCGGGCAGATCCACCACAGGAACCTCGTCCGCATGATCGGCTACTGCAAGGAAGGCAAGCACCGGATGCTGGTTTTTGAGTTCATGCCAGGCGGGTCTCTCCGTGGCTTCCTCTTCAACCCCGAGAAGCGACCTCCATGGCGGTGGCGCGCCGAGGCTGCGCTCGCCATCGCCCGTGGGCTTGAGTACCTCCATGATGGCTGCAGCGCCCCAATCATCCACTGCGACATCAAACCCGATAACATCTTGCTAGACGACCTTGGTGTCCCGAGGATCACCGACTTCGGGATCTCCAAGCTACTGGGGAACCAGCAGGTGCACACCACGGTAACCCACGTCAGGGGCACCAGAGGGTACATCGCACCCGAGTGGCTCCGCGGCGACGCGCGTGTGGACACCAAGgccgacgtgtacagcttcggagtAGTGCTGCTGGAGATGATCTGCTGCCGGAAGTGCCATGAGCCGGTGACGCCCGAGGGTGCagaggatgatgacgacgagACGGTCACCTTGTTCGGCTGGGCGGCGCAGCTTGTGGGCGCGCGGAGGACGGAGGTGGTGCTGCGCGGCGACGCGGACGTGGACACCGTCGAGGACATGGAGAGGGTGGAGCGCTTCGCGCGCGTGGCGCTCTCGTGCATTGAGCCGAACCCGCTGCTGCGGCCGACCATGCACCAGGTGGTGCAGATGCTGGAGACCAGTAAACGGGCGCAGGTTGAGGCGCTGCCTGATCCTCCAGTCTGCTACACGGAATCCTCGCCTTTAATTCCTCAGCTCAAGGTTGAATAG